From a single Macrobrachium rosenbergii isolate ZJJX-2024 chromosome 9, ASM4041242v1, whole genome shotgun sequence genomic region:
- the LOC136842163 gene encoding uncharacterized protein — protein sequence MGIDGPSSSSSTPSSSSSSAVRSGPPSVGPPASSSAAVDSSSILWRAVRGLSSSSPSYELADEAQREGSYCGSRSVFFRSAVLFLFLLSASASAPTFVPASVSAPPASDSAPANAPPSVPVSAPVHYSVPAPANAPTSVPASASVPSPASDPAPANAPTSVPSSAPSPVSDSASANAATSVLPPSSCF from the exons ATGGGGATAGATGgaccgtcttcttcttcttcgacgccttcgtcgtcgtcgtcgtcggcgGTTCGATCGGGCCCGCCGTCGGTCGGCCCACcagcttcttcttctgctgcggTCGACTCGTCGTCGATTCTCTGGAGGGCGGTGcgtggcctctcctcctcctccccgagttACGAGCTTGCAGACGAGGCA CAGAGAGAGGGATCCTACTGTGGAAGCAGAAGCGTATTCTTCAGGTCTGCTGTCCTGTTCCTGTTTCTGCTCTCTGCGTCTGCTTCTGCTCCTACTTTTGTTCCTGCTTCTGTTTCTGCTCCTCCTGCTTCTGATTCTGCTCCTGCTAATGCTCCTCCTTCTGTTCCTGTTTCTGCTCCTGTTCATTATtctgttcctgctcctgctaaTGCTCCTACTTCTgttcctgcttctgcttctgttcCTTCTCCTGCTTCTGATCCTGCTCCTGCTAATGCTCCtacttctgttccttcttctgcTCCTTCTCCCGTTTCTGATTCTGCTTCTGCTAATGCTGCTACTTCTGTTCTGCCGCCTTCTTCCTGCTTCTGA
- the LOC136842164 gene encoding golgin subfamily A member 6-like protein 25, which produces MAINMKLVKNMFCAVTSIAMALFFAGFLLQSDGSPNANALSAGLVAHALGEIVFCYKNVKAKTQWDLTQHLAEEKDRLEEQAEMLSGNLEMEEETGKENAAVTKEEDVHVNVETEKSPLQLENRLLKDKLLKEKKINSYLRQELCCCHMELRSAEDLAFRQREKIHDLQENCELMRQCEMSDQKHLEETKEIVLTLRRKFMDKELQEDEWKTMLAAADARARADKEEMCYLEGKIEEHENREIEEVHVRLKMEEKIRHLARENSILHDRADRCESLQTKIYEADRQISILNEEVNSQQMKLSAAKEYTAYLEEELENKRKVISNLLTVQMQELEDVQSYQKKSKAITKEIVIGAMTRLTNKVQQKDLQLASLQKRINEDKVQHAKLIDNVQKEKMLVESTLGEEIKKLKKEKSELIDSLERLKEKNEKKSWSTCGTEGEILKREDQDTEQVREDNGTEETGKLLKEIAESEKREESLEEHKNETENLVSHAERMGGKTGTKRNTETCSWMDSLKLEDENGVTDIIDKIAGRYWILKEKLKEDEEYVENFEKEWNRKKNRAELKSEKLSGRSGEHPIHTTPDAGSCK; this is translated from the coding sequence ATGGCTATTAATATGAAATTAGTGAAGAACATGTTTTGTGCAGTGACTTCTATTGCTATGGCTCTCTTCTTTGCGGGCTTTTTGTTGCAGTCCGATGGATCTCCCAATGCAAATGCGTTGTCAGCAGGACTTGTGGCGCATGCTTTAGGAGAGATTGTATTCTGTTATAAGAATGTCAAGGCAAAAACCCAGTGGGACTTGACACAACACTTGGCAGAGGAAAAGGACCGTCTTGAGGAACAGGCTGAAATGTTGAGTGGAAACCTAGAGATGGAAGAAGAAACCGGAAAGGAGAATGCAGCGGTAACCAAAGAAGAGGACGTTCATGTGAATGTGGAAACAGAAAAAAGTCCTCTACAGTTGGAAAATCGTCTCCTGAAGGATAAACTGCTCAAGGAGAAGAAAATCAATTCATATTTGCGTCAGGAACTTTGTTGTTGTCACATGGAGCTAAGGTCTGCTGAAGACCTCGCTTTCCGTCAGAGGGAGAAGATACACGACCTACAAGAGAACTGCGAACTGATGAGGCAGTGTGAAATGAGCGACCAGAAGCATTTGGAGGAAACAAAGGAGATTGTCCTCACGCTACGAAGGAAGTTTATGGACAAGGAATTGCAAGAGGATGAATGGAAGACGATGTTAGCCGCGGCAGACGCTCGGGCTAGAGCAGACAAAGAGGAAATGTGCTATCTCGAGGGCAAGATTGAAGAACACGAGAACAGAGAGATAGAAGAAGTTCATGTCAGActgaagatggaagagaagattCGTCATCTGGCAAGAGAAAACAGCATTTTGCATGACAGAGCTGACAGGTGTGAAAGTCTACAAACTAAAATTTATGAAGctgacagacaaatatccattcTAAATGAAGAAGTGAACTCTCAGCAGATGAAGCTGTCTGCTGCCAAAGAATATACAGCTTACCTTGAAGAGGAACTTGAAAATAAGAGGAAGGTGATAAGCAATCTTTTGACTGTCCAAATGCAAGAATTAGAGGATGTCCAAAGCTACCAGAAGAAGAGTAAGGCAATTACAAAAGAGATTGTGATTGGGGCGATGACCAGACTGACCAATAAAGTTCAGCAAAAGGACCTTCAGTTAGCGTCTCTGCAGAAAAGAATCAATGAAGACAAAGTCCAGCACGCAAAACTGATTGATAACGTACAGAAGGAGAAAATGTTGGTGGAATCGACGCTcggggaagaaataaaaaaacttaagaaagaaaaaagtgaactCATCGACAGCCTTGAAAGActaaaggagaaaaatgagaagaaatccTGGTCGACGTGTGGAACGGAGGGTGAAATATTAAAGAGGGAAGACCAGGACACAGAACAGGTGAGAGAAGATAATGGGACAGAAGAAACTGgaaaattactgaaagaaattgCAGAGTCCGAAAAGAGGGAAGAGAGCCTTGAGGAACACAAAAATGAAACCGAAAATCTGGTCTCCCATGCAGAAAGAATGGGTGGTAAGACTGGGACGAAGAGAAACACAGAGACATGCAGCTGGATGGACTCTCTGAAATTAGAGGATGAGAATGGAGTCACAGATATTATTGACAAAATAGCAGGAAGATACTGGATATtgaaggaaaaattgaaagagGACGAGGAGTATGTAGAAAACTTTGAAAAGGAgtggaacagaaagaaaaacagagctGAATTAAAGAGTGAGAAACTCTCTGGCAGAAGTGGTGAACACCCAATTCACACAACTCCTGATGCGGGCTCCTGTAAATAG